The following are encoded in a window of Haliotis asinina isolate JCU_RB_2024 chromosome 14, JCU_Hal_asi_v2, whole genome shotgun sequence genomic DNA:
- the LOC137260647 gene encoding beta-1,3-galactosyltransferase 5-like, producing MNIDGPMLQETVRHKRQVSQGQGRRVWPWEMLATPLSALLPMLTCKDRSSQRSSGMNTSLTYAFPHSLIRNCPGTTDVVEDAVKHRNRALFFPRLAAMKFPFLALMGVSTIALLVAFKYSEILIPQVGVYNDKTRPISDNDTEHSNTHLPTIWTQTVTPSGISVTTDLNRKQSNNMQSISPNPKPQQKVQTWNRPNDNPSFFKRREHKVTPLDFKFIIASDVCSNGQTDLIILVLSMTSHRDWRNSIRQTWGSFTHNNTWAGTSLSFVVRLVFLFGETGNVSENTDLRKEASENHDIVQANFKESYFNLTYKVLSGLKWVKDHCSGAKFIMKNDEDSFVHIPWLVKRLQSTDWNNRIIGPYFTNEIHYTSGKYGVSDQAYPFRVYPPHVKGNIYILPTYTAMQILEAAEYMPYVNMEDAHITGILAKVVGANHKGISRKEYNPYRRPGVCDFAKRKKFAGRDVSAKYVRDIWVKLENPKVCK from the exons ATGAACATTGACGGTCCAATGCTGCAggaaactgtacgtcacaaacGACAAGTgtcccaaggtcaaggtcgcagagtA tggccatgggagatgttggcgacaccactgtctgcgttgttgccgatgttgacgtgtaaggacaggtcctcgcaaCGGTCTTCTGGAATgaataccagcctcacgtaCGCGTTTCCTCACAGTTTGATCAGAAACtgtcctggcactaccgatgttgtggaggatgctgtg AAACACCGAAACAGAGCGCTGTTCTTCCCCCGCCTGGCTGCGATGAAATTTCCTTTTCTGGCTCTCATGGGCGTATCAACTATTGCTCTTCTAGTGGCGTTCAAATACTCAGAGATCCTTATACCACAAGTCGGAGTCTACAACGACAAAACAAGGCCCATATCAGACAACGACACTGAACATAGCAACACACATCTACCTACAATTTGGACTCAAACTGTGACACCATCAGGAATTAGTGTTACAACCGACCTTAACAGAAAACAGTCGAATAATATGCAAAGTATATCACCCAACCCGAAACCACAACAGAAAGTTCAAACTTGGAATCGTCCTAACGATAACCCCTCGTTTTTCAAGCGCCGGGAACACAAAGTTACTCCATTGGATTTTAAGTTTATAATAGCTAGTGACGTATGCTCTAATGGTCAGACGGATTTAATTATCCTTGTGCTGTCAATGACTTCACACAGAGATTGGAGGAACTCGATACGTCAGACCTGGGGCAGCttcacacacaataacacatgGGCAGGTACATCCTTATCATTTGTTGTCagacttgtgtttcttttcggAGAaactggaaatgtttcagaaaatacaGACTTACGGAAGGAAGCTTCAGAGAATCATGATATAGTCCAGGCAAACTTCAAAGAAAGTTATTTCAATCTTACCTATAAAGTTCTGTCTGGTTTGAAGTGGGTAAAGGATCATTGTTCTGGTGCCAAATTCATTATGAAAAATGACGAGGATTCGTTTGTCCACATCCCATGGTTGGTAAAACGTTTACAGTCAACTGACTGGAACAACAGGATCATCGGTCCATATTTTACCAATGAAATCCATTACACATCAGGGAAGTACGGAGTGAGTGATCAAGCCTATCCCTTCCGTGTTTATCCACCTCACGTGAAAGGCAATATCTATATTCTGCCAACCTACACGGCCATGCAGATCCTGGAGGCTGCAGAATACATGCCCTACGTGAACATGGAGGATGCTCATATCACAGGGATCCTTGCGAAGGTTGTTGGGGCAAATCATAAGGGTATATCCAGGAAGGAATACAATCCATATAGAAGGCCAGGAGTTTGTGACTTTGCAAAGAGAAAGAAATTCGCTGGGAGAGATGTATCAGCAAAGTATGTAAGAGACATATGGGTTAAATTAGAAAATCCTAAAGTATGTAAATAG